ATTAACTTAGTTACAGGATTGATAACCTGCTTAATTGCAATTCCCAAAGCAGCTATGGAAGTGATTATGATTAAGTCCTTTACGCTAAATTTACGAAAAATGCTCATTAGATTAGTTTCTTTAGCGTATTATTTTTCAAATCAAACTTGATAAGCTCAACACCTGCTTCCCGAAAGAGTTCTTCCCCTAATTCATCAGGATAGGGTTCAGCTATATAAACGGTTTTGATTTCAGCATTAATTATTAGCCGGGCACAAATACTGCAGGGTTGATTGGTACAGTAAAGAATGGCACCCCGAGTGGAAGAACCATTGATAGCTGCTTGAATAATAGCATTTTGTTCGGCATGAACTCCTCTG
This portion of the Candidatus Cloacimonas sp. genome encodes:
- a CDS encoding cytidine/deoxycytidylate deaminase family protein, translated to MERPSWQQYFMEMAYLVSRRSTCLRRKVGAVLVRDNQIIATGYNGSPKGVPHCSEIGCLREQQNVPSGKNHELCRGVHAEQNAIIQAAINGSSTRGAILYCTNQPCSICARLIINAEIKTVYIAEPYPDELGEELFREAGVELIKFDLKNNTLKKLI